The genomic interval TGCCATGGCTCGCCTGCCACTCTTCCGGTAGCCCAGCCGAACTGCCGTGCATTGGCTACCAACCAGTGGTACTTCTCCCCGTCAGGGCCGAAGTCCTCGTGACCGTACCGGTAGTCCGGCACGTCGATCGCGATGCCGCACCCGTGGTTCGACGTTCCCGGCTTTGCCGCCCAGTCGCCCTGCTGCGCCTTCGCGTCGACCTGGTCCTCATAGGACCGGTAGGCGTCGTCGAGCGGCAGGCTCATCCCGAACGCCCCGGAGAACGCCTCGTTCAGCCGCTCAAGGCCCGCGAACGCCGACGGCGCGAGCAGCATCGGGTGGGCCGGCTCGATCCACGTAACCGTCGGAGCCCACGGCACCTGTACGAGGGCAGACGCCGGAATGCGCCCGTTCCCGTACTTGGCGCACAGTTCCCGCCCTGAGACGGGGGCCGAGCCGGCGGCCGCCGCCGACCCGGTGGCCGAACCGCCCGGCGTCGCCCCCGCGGACGACCCGCCGGCGGTCGCCGACGCCCTGTCGGCGGCCGCACGAGCAGCCTCGTCCGCCGCGGCCTTCGCGGACACCGCCTCGCTCACGACGTGAGCCGCTGCGTCGAGGGCGGCCTGAGCGGCCGCGAACTCCTTCGCGGCCGCGCCGAGCGCGTCGGCCGAGCTCGCGTCCACTGCGTGGTCGCGGTTCTGCCGTGCGGCGTCGAGCGCGTCCTTCAACGCCCGCCGGACCGAGTCGTCGCCCACCTTGCCCTCGGACTCGGTCAGCGTCTTGTCGGCCGCCTCGATCGAGGCGTCGAGAGCCAGCTTCGCCGCAGACGCCGCCTTGGTCGCCTCGTCGAGCAGGTACCCCGCGTGCGACGCGCGCACCGCATCGATCGCAGCCCGAAGCGCGGCCTCCGCGCCCTTCGCATGAGCCACCTCGGCGTTCGCGGCGCGGAGCGCAGCGCGCGCCGCTGTCAGCGACGCGCCATGCACGACTCCTTTGGCGTCCGCCTTCTCCTTCTCAGCGGCCTCGATCGCGCCCGCGAGCCCATCGCGAACGCCGTCGTCAGCGACCGCGCCCTCGCTCGACGTGAAGAGGGACTTCGCCGTGGTGATCTCGTCGGCGAGGCGAGCGACCAACGCGCGCTCAGCCGCCTGCGCCTGCGCCGTCTGGGCCGTCACCTCATCGAGCTGGCGAGAGATGCCCCGCCGATGGGTCACGACGGCGCAGGCGCCGACGACAAGAACGACGACAACGACAGATGCAATGGTGACTCGTGTCAAACGAGCCATTCCCGCACGACGACGGCGCGCGCCCATTATGGGTCCTTTCAGACTGATTGCTCCCAGCAATCGTCAGCCATTGTGGATAATAGTGGGTCTTCTGCTCCGCGCCGAACGGTCGACCAAATCGGCCGCGATTGCACCCCGACATGGCACGATCCGCACTGACCTGCACACCCGACGGGACCGCCAGCCGATTCCCGGCGATCGCCGCGTCCGCGCGGACGGCGTCGTACCCGATGCGACGTCGTCGGCGCACTCGACGCACGAAGGGACGTCACCGATCTCTTCGAAGAAGAGCCGCTCGCGCTCCTGGGGAGCCGACGCCGCGTTCGCGCGGCCCGTTCCGCCCGCGTGTCTCGACCCGCGTGCGCGCCCACACAGAGGAGGTCTGTCTGGGTGAGGTTCGACATGGCGTCGTCGGTGCACGATGTCTCGTTGCCGCGCGGGTCAGACCTTCGCTGAGCAGATTGGCGAGAAGGTCGCCCACGTCATGTGGTGGCGGCGTGTGCCGCAGACCCGGCTCGCGCCCTCATTGGGAATCACTCAGCCGACGCTGTCGATGAAGCGCCGCGGTCAGATCGCCTGGAGCGCTGCGGTCGATCTGCTGGGAAGTGAAGACCTCACG from Xylanimonas allomyrinae carries:
- a CDS encoding M15 family metallopeptidase; its protein translation is MGARRRRAGMARLTRVTIASVVVVVLVVGACAVVTHRRGISRQLDEVTAQTAQAQAAERALVARLADEITTAKSLFTSSEGAVADDGVRDGLAGAIEAAEKEKADAKGVVHGASLTAARAALRAANAEVAHAKGAEAALRAAIDAVRASHAGYLLDEATKAASAAKLALDASIEAADKTLTESEGKVGDDSVRRALKDALDAARQNRDHAVDASSADALGAAAKEFAAAQAALDAAAHVVSEAVSAKAAADEAARAAADRASATAGGSSAGATPGGSATGSAAAAGSAPVSGRELCAKYGNGRIPASALVQVPWAPTVTWIEPAHPMLLAPSAFAGLERLNEAFSGAFGMSLPLDDAYRSYEDQVDAKAQQGDWAAKPGTSNHGCGIAIDVPDYRYGHEDFGPDGEKYHWLVANARQFGWATGRVAGEPWHLEFVG